A genomic segment from Propionispora hippei DSM 15287 encodes:
- a CDS encoding recombinase family protein, giving the protein MNQATAQIKMAAYCRVSTDQEEQLSSYENQVNYYKSYIQQNPMYEFAGIYADEGISGTNTKKREEFNRMIADCRARKIDRIITKSISRFARNTLDCLNYVRELKELGIGVIFEKENIDTLDAKGEVLLTILSSLAQDESRSISENSTWGIRRRYESGKFGMSTKRFLGYDADENGQLVVNPEQAKIVVRLYDEYLSGKTVDYIKRTFEREGIKNWNRKTVWQATTLQSMLCNEKYKGDAILQKSYTVDFLSKKRAKNQGEIQQFHIEDNHEAIIDPLIWEAVQLEQERRRKYIEEHGTNSYSHKPETNPFAGKIVCGTCNQSYARKGWKTGDVYRKVWQCQERYKVKGVSGCTNRHIDEEVLEEAFKMAWNLLLKNREETKKRWQCFAEFGNPLEQYRAVQFADITENAKYITDFDTDFMLNTLDHIAVFESGKLVVAFMDGTEIECGGE; this is encoded by the coding sequence ATAAACCAAGCGACCGCCCAAATAAAGATGGCGGCATACTGCCGCGTATCCACAGACCAAGAAGAACAGCTATCAAGCTATGAGAATCAGGTGAATTACTACAAATCCTACATTCAGCAAAATCCTATGTACGAGTTTGCTGGCATATATGCAGATGAAGGAATTTCTGGTACGAATACGAAAAAGCGTGAGGAGTTTAATCGCATGATAGCTGATTGCAGAGCTAGGAAAATTGACCGTATCATCACAAAATCCATCAGCCGCTTTGCGAGAAATACACTCGATTGCCTGAACTATGTGCGTGAATTAAAGGAGCTTGGCATTGGCGTCATATTTGAAAAAGAAAACATAGATACTCTAGATGCAAAGGGAGAGGTGCTTCTTACGATATTGAGTTCCTTGGCTCAGGATGAATCAAGGTCGATCTCAGAGAACTCCACATGGGGTATTCGCCGACGATATGAAAGCGGAAAATTTGGTATGAGCACAAAGCGTTTTCTTGGTTACGACGCCGATGAGAATGGTCAACTAGTGGTAAACCCAGAACAGGCAAAAATCGTGGTAAGACTTTATGATGAGTATCTTTCGGGTAAAACAGTGGATTATATCAAGCGTACTTTTGAACGGGAGGGTATAAAAAACTGGAACAGAAAAACCGTGTGGCAAGCCACGACCCTGCAGAGCATGCTCTGTAACGAAAAGTACAAAGGCGATGCTATTTTGCAAAAAAGCTATACGGTAGATTTTCTAAGCAAGAAACGTGCAAAGAACCAAGGGGAAATTCAACAGTTTCATATTGAAGATAACCATGAGGCCATCATAGACCCTTTGATTTGGGAAGCAGTACAGCTTGAACAGGAGCGCAGAAGAAAATATATTGAAGAACACGGTACAAATTCATATTCTCACAAACCAGAAACAAATCCCTTTGCTGGCAAGATAGTCTGCGGAACTTGTAACCAATCTTATGCAAGGAAAGGCTGGAAAACAGGAGATGTATACCGTAAGGTTTGGCAATGCCAGGAACGATACAAAGTCAAAGGCGTATCAGGCTGCACGAATCGCCATATTGATGAAGAGGTACTTGAAGAGGCATTTAAGATGGCTTGGAACTTGTTGCTTAAAAATAGAGAGGAGACAAAAAAACGATGGCAGTGTTTTGCTGAATTTGGCAATCCCTTAGAGCAGTACAGAGCAGTGCAGTTTGCGGATATTACGGAGAATGCCAAGTACATCACGGATTTTGATACGGATTTCATGCTGAATACTTTGGACCACATCGCCGTTTTTGAAAGCGGGAAACTGGTTGTTGCTTTTATGGACGGGACAGAGATCGAATGTGGCGGCGAATAA
- a CDS encoding LlaJI family restriction endonuclease: protein MAAIVENDLRQRCRVSTNLEGDTFVGIKSEGDGISVCFPLGYRLPNDDKELRQDVVKLIMVLSKYANRKDQRLPVNQMKRPETVDFPIQAYMSIISDYMGNGYFTENEVRYKENRRGKISWTRTIKHQKALPQGNSFVYLDYIVKDTVSNDESLISLVHEYCVYESFQKLGWLYTATMPKEPRLRRFDKPMFSTIVFDKLGQTFNDKHKELFNSMLAMINYLGDKDVPQQFYFGTERFEYVWEKLIDFTFGVSDKDRYFPRTTWHLRDGGQKDNKALEPDTIMLSGKKIYVLDAKYYKYGVTGVPAHLPESTSINKQITYGEYIATEFGEDITVYNAFLMPFDRTKERFVTALHMKNIGEGTADWKRSGKEYERVQGILIDVRTLMHNVVRKNHNEIILLCEEIERAFKEKTTTTAAFPIAPENEGIEILVNI from the coding sequence ATGGCAGCAATAGTTGAAAATGACCTTAGACAACGTTGCCGTGTCAGCACTAACCTGGAAGGAGATACTTTTGTAGGCATAAAATCGGAAGGAGATGGAATTTCAGTTTGCTTTCCTTTGGGATACAGATTGCCTAACGATGATAAAGAGCTCCGCCAGGATGTGGTTAAACTGATCATGGTGCTTTCTAAGTATGCAAACCGAAAGGATCAGCGCCTTCCGGTCAATCAAATGAAAAGACCAGAAACAGTAGATTTTCCGATCCAAGCGTATATGTCTATTATTAGTGACTATATGGGAAATGGATATTTTACAGAAAACGAAGTGCGTTACAAAGAAAATCGTCGGGGGAAAATTAGCTGGACAAGAACAATAAAGCATCAGAAGGCCTTGCCACAAGGTAATTCTTTTGTATATTTAGACTACATTGTAAAAGATACTGTCTCTAATGATGAGAGCCTTATCTCTTTAGTTCATGAGTACTGTGTATATGAGAGTTTCCAAAAATTGGGATGGCTATATACCGCTACAATGCCAAAAGAGCCGCGCTTACGCAGGTTTGATAAACCAATGTTTTCCACGATTGTGTTCGATAAATTAGGACAAACCTTCAACGACAAGCATAAGGAACTGTTTAACAGCATGCTTGCTATGATAAATTACCTTGGAGATAAAGACGTTCCACAACAGTTTTATTTTGGTACCGAGCGTTTTGAGTATGTTTGGGAGAAGTTAATTGACTTTACTTTTGGTGTAAGTGACAAAGATAGGTATTTTCCCAGAACTACTTGGCATTTGCGTGACGGAGGACAGAAAGATAATAAGGCTTTGGAACCGGACACCATAATGCTTTCTGGAAAGAAAATTTACGTGCTAGATGCCAAGTATTATAAATACGGTGTAACTGGAGTACCTGCTCACCTACCAGAGTCGACATCTATCAATAAGCAAATTACATACGGCGAATATATTGCAACCGAGTTTGGCGAAGATATAACCGTATATAACGCTTTCCTAATGCCGTTTGATAGAACCAAAGAGCGTTTCGTGACTGCGTTACATATGAAAAACATTGGTGAAGGCACTGCGGACTGGAAAAGAAGCGGTAAGGAATATGAACGGGTTCAAGGTATCCTCATTGATGTCCGAACCCTTATGCACAATGTTGTGAGAAAAAATCACAATGAAATTATTCTTCTTTGTGAAGAAATCGAGCGAGCTTTTAAAGAAAAGACTACAACTACAGCTGCGTTCCCAATAGCCCCTGAAAACGAAGGAATAGAAATATTAGTGAATATATAA
- a CDS encoding MerR family transcriptional regulator, with amino-acid sequence MPAHKIGRQWKFKISEVDEWIKSGKSALI; translated from the coding sequence ATTCCAGCTCATAAAATCGGGCGGCAATGGAAATTTAAAATTTCAGAAGTGGATGAGTGGATTAAAAGCGGAAAGAGTGCATTAATTTAA
- a CDS encoding COG2958 family protein, producing MKYNFYDLAKDTLNTVKQPLSINDIWAKSVELGFAAKISITGKTPWKTLGARIYTDIKQNSDTEFIQVSKRPAKFYLKDLFLTNSYTKENSKVELSSKPSFHERDLHILLSTFVLSNPHFNCYTKTIYHEKSKKNVKGSNKWLHPDLVGIYFPFEEFQNNTLKLLEVLKENPYKLFSFEVKVEIDFSNLREYYFQAVSNSSWAHEGYLVALSINDDPALIDEIRRLNNAFGIGIIKLDLLNIEQSEILFSAKTKEFLDWETIDRLTEENKDFKQFIDDLMEDIKLGKVKSTYDKTLNADEYALYIDAKGMSANLTIPVRGVANR from the coding sequence GTGAAATATAATTTTTATGATTTGGCAAAAGATACTTTGAATACTGTAAAACAGCCACTTTCTATCAATGATATTTGGGCAAAATCTGTGGAGTTGGGTTTTGCAGCCAAAATCAGTATTACAGGAAAGACTCCCTGGAAAACGTTGGGGGCAAGAATATATACGGACATAAAACAAAATTCTGATACAGAGTTTATTCAGGTCAGTAAAAGACCCGCGAAATTTTATTTAAAAGATTTGTTCTTAACTAACAGTTATACAAAGGAGAATAGTAAAGTAGAATTAAGTTCAAAGCCCTCATTTCATGAGAGGGATTTACACATTTTATTATCTACTTTCGTTTTGTCAAATCCTCATTTTAACTGCTACACAAAAACAATATATCATGAAAAATCTAAAAAGAATGTCAAGGGTTCAAATAAATGGTTACATCCTGACTTAGTTGGTATATATTTTCCTTTTGAAGAATTTCAAAATAATACCTTAAAATTACTTGAAGTACTTAAAGAAAATCCATATAAGTTGTTCTCATTTGAAGTGAAAGTTGAAATTGATTTTAGTAATCTGCGTGAATATTATTTCCAAGCAGTCTCAAATTCTAGTTGGGCCCATGAAGGATATTTGGTAGCGCTAAGTATTAATGATGATCCTGCTTTGATTGATGAAATACGTAGGCTAAACAATGCTTTTGGTATTGGTATCATAAAACTAGACCTATTAAACATTGAACAAAGCGAAATTCTTTTTTCTGCTAAAACTAAGGAGTTTTTGGATTGGGAAACGATTGACCGCTTAACTGAGGAAAACAAAGATTTTAAGCAGTTTATTGATGATTTAATGGAAGATATCAAACTTGGAAAAGTTAAAAGTACGTATGACAAGACTCTAAATGCAGATGAATATGCGTTATACATTGATGCTAAAGGAATGAGCGCGAACCTGACTATCCCGGTAAGGGGAGTGGCCAATCGTTAA
- a CDS encoding N-6 DNA methylase gives MIPTKKYGVVYTPNRLADFVASLIRKEADKDNYQIHTVLDPACGEGALLEAMKRTGKRNEKYYGIDIDKKVISNLSVQNDNSFEFICKDAILPPKIKGQAAVYWRKKFPNISAIIANPPWSSEKIYDRQQLSAAGFKMNAGQYDSYVLFLELAYEICDEGGYFGFIIPDSLFESQNENLRRFLAEKTQIRVIARLGEKIFEEVNRATTVIICKKAIPAEDDVTMCFRLNTDQRKQFLTSDIYLETFYDKEKHPVKQARFISNDSCSFDVDTRSNEEDLLAKIRSDCIDWEETFIFGRGVEISKKGGIARCPMCGHAQGYTKAQFAAGNKKCVYCNEDLPLNDATLKSIVQETPFDGCERILVGEHVKRYRIIGESFIELNIPGINYKNENLYIPPKLLIRKTGLGIYSCVDYSGGLTSQTVYIIRYKQESDAPPLEYYLALLNSRVVYYYYLKVYGENEWKSHPYFTKKIIFSLPLKAYTGDELDKEIIGLAKALSKKYSYETDLELEGLVMRRYNINPAEHDMIAEEMRRLPDLSAVNGMKF, from the coding sequence ATGATTCCCACTAAGAAATATGGTGTAGTTTATACCCCGAATAGATTAGCGGATTTTGTGGCTTCTTTAATTAGAAAAGAAGCAGATAAAGATAATTATCAAATACATACTGTTCTGGACCCGGCTTGTGGTGAAGGGGCTTTGTTGGAAGCAATGAAACGGACTGGAAAAAGAAATGAAAAGTATTATGGAATCGATATCGATAAAAAGGTTATTTCTAATCTGTCCGTACAAAACGATAATAGTTTTGAGTTCATTTGTAAAGATGCAATACTTCCTCCAAAAATCAAAGGACAAGCTGCAGTATATTGGCGAAAAAAGTTTCCTAATATATCTGCAATTATTGCAAATCCTCCTTGGAGTTCAGAAAAAATATATGATAGGCAACAATTGTCGGCTGCAGGATTTAAAATGAATGCGGGGCAATATGATAGTTATGTGTTGTTTTTAGAGTTGGCATATGAGATTTGTGACGAAGGCGGATACTTTGGTTTCATTATTCCAGACTCGCTTTTTGAGAGCCAAAACGAAAACTTACGACGTTTCCTAGCGGAAAAGACTCAAATTAGGGTTATTGCTAGATTAGGTGAAAAAATTTTTGAAGAAGTTAATAGAGCGACGACAGTAATTATATGTAAAAAAGCAATTCCAGCGGAAGATGATGTAACAATGTGCTTCCGTCTTAATACAGACCAGAGAAAACAGTTTCTTACCTCTGATATTTATCTCGAAACCTTCTATGACAAAGAAAAGCATCCAGTCAAGCAGGCTCGTTTCATTTCTAATGATAGTTGTAGTTTTGACGTGGATACTCGATCAAATGAAGAGGACCTACTTGCAAAAATCAGATCGGATTGTATAGATTGGGAAGAGACGTTTATCTTTGGGCGTGGGGTTGAGATATCTAAAAAAGGTGGTATCGCTAGATGCCCTATGTGCGGACATGCACAAGGCTATACAAAGGCACAGTTTGCGGCTGGAAATAAAAAGTGTGTCTACTGTAATGAAGATCTTCCTTTGAATGATGCCACATTAAAGAGCATTGTCCAGGAGACTCCTTTTGATGGTTGCGAACGAATTCTAGTTGGCGAGCATGTTAAGCGCTATCGGATAATTGGAGAAAGCTTTATTGAGTTAAATATTCCTGGAATCAACTATAAGAATGAGAACTTATATATTCCCCCAAAACTATTAATTAGAAAGACTGGTTTGGGTATTTACTCTTGCGTGGATTATAGTGGTGGTTTAACAAGTCAAACAGTGTACATTATCAGATACAAACAGGAAAGTGACGCACCACCACTTGAGTATTATTTAGCTTTGCTTAATTCACGGGTTGTGTATTATTACTATCTCAAGGTGTATGGGGAAAATGAGTGGAAATCTCACCCTTATTTCACTAAGAAAATTATTTTCTCGCTGCCATTAAAAGCCTATACCGGGGACGAGCTTGATAAAGAAATTATAGGTTTAGCAAAAGCACTTTCAAAAAAATATTCATATGAAACGGATTTAGAATTGGAAGGGCTTGTCATGAGGCGTTATAATATTAACCCTGCCGAACATGACATGATCGCTGAAGAAATGAGGCGCTTGCCTGACTTAAGTGCAGTTAATGGCATGAAATTTTAA
- a CDS encoding DNA adenine methylase has product MYRYIGNKAKLLPFIMDKTRELIGCTGVVADIMAGTGSVSLEFRRQGYSVIASDIMTYSYHHLVVNLLLNESPAFAGLRHIPFNNTTPYEAVIDYLNALEAKKGFFFNEFAPDGKPESSCDPRKYFTSENAAKIDCIREQINSWIDLNQITNTEASLLKHTLIMAVNRVANISGTYGYFLSDFKKNALESIILTPIQFDETENVNHTVFQGFAEDLAENITADLCYIDPPYMKRQYAANYHILETIAKGDFPDAIGKSGLRDWWDQHSKFCTKTRGIDSFESVISKMNCDKFIISYSEDGLFSLQQLMECFAKYGSVDVQHIDYNRFRSNNSPLPKKLKEYIITIQK; this is encoded by the coding sequence ATGTATAGATATATAGGAAATAAAGCAAAATTATTGCCATTTATCATGGATAAAACTAGGGAATTAATTGGTTGCACTGGGGTTGTTGCTGATATTATGGCTGGAACCGGATCAGTATCATTAGAGTTCAGAAGGCAAGGCTATTCTGTAATAGCCTCAGATATTATGACTTATTCTTATCACCATTTAGTAGTAAACTTACTTCTTAATGAATCCCCTGCTTTTGCAGGACTTCGCCATATTCCCTTTAACAATACAACTCCATATGAAGCGGTTATAGATTACCTGAATGCCTTGGAAGCAAAAAAAGGCTTTTTCTTTAATGAATTTGCGCCTGATGGTAAGCCTGAAAGCAGTTGTGATCCACGCAAATACTTTACGTCTGAAAATGCAGCTAAAATCGATTGCATTAGAGAACAAATTAATAGTTGGATTGATTTGAACCAGATTACGAATACCGAAGCTTCGTTGTTAAAACATACGCTCATTATGGCTGTAAATAGAGTTGCAAATATTTCTGGCACATATGGATACTTTCTATCTGACTTCAAGAAGAATGCTTTGGAATCAATTATTCTTACACCTATCCAATTTGATGAGACAGAGAATGTTAACCATACAGTTTTCCAAGGTTTTGCAGAAGATTTGGCTGAGAATATTACTGCAGATTTATGCTATATTGATCCACCCTATATGAAAAGACAATATGCTGCCAATTATCACATATTAGAAACTATTGCAAAAGGTGACTTTCCGGATGCAATTGGAAAGAGTGGCTTACGTGATTGGTGGGATCAACATTCAAAATTTTGTACAAAAACAAGAGGTATTGATTCTTTTGAGAGCGTTATTAGCAAGATGAATTGTGATAAATTCATCATTAGTTATAGTGAAGATGGTCTATTCTCTTTACAACAGCTTATGGAGTGCTTTGCAAAGTATGGTAGTGTTGATGTCCAGCACATAGATTATAACCGTTTTCGTAGCAATAACAGCCCATTACCTAAGAAGTTAAAGGAATACATTATAACAATACAAAAATAG
- a CDS encoding DUF262 domain-containing protein: MSFQTPLTICEVINDVHSKKYLLPSIQREFVWGPEQITMLFDSLMRNYPINSFLFWKVPKEKASEFKFYEFLRDYHQKDNKHNPKANISGSDDVMAVLDGQQRLTSLYIALKGTYANKIAYKKWDNPLAYPKKKLYINLLGAPEDISYKYEFEFLTESEATEQDDDHHWFPVGKILDLKELSDVMDYLITSGLAANPDKEKAQCANRTLSKLHAVIHVNRIISYYLEQSAELDKVLNIFIRVNSGGTTLSYSDLLLSFATAQWETRDAREEINEFIDEINQIGRGFNISKDIVLKACLVLCDISDISFKVDNFNRTNMLLIEKEWDNITKAIRDAVTLISSFGFSRENITSNNLMIPVAYYLKTIGLPNNFETSTSRIGDRKNIKLWFVSALLKRVFSFAPDGVLKPVREIIKTQSANGFPVDAIFAQFKGTNRALQFTDDDINNLLYSKYGHGDTLVILSILYPWADLKHNFNVDHMFPKSEFTAKKLKAKGVPDSKVDDFIANHNYIGNLQLLETIPNIEKKAMDFDAWLSQKVPAGELPDYKKKHYVPNVTLDFSSFDVFLEEREKLLIKKLETELRN, encoded by the coding sequence ATGTCTTTTCAAACGCCGCTTACCATATGTGAAGTTATAAACGATGTTCATTCAAAGAAATACTTGCTGCCGTCCATTCAAAGAGAGTTTGTGTGGGGTCCAGAGCAAATAACAATGCTTTTCGATAGCTTAATGAGAAATTATCCAATAAATTCATTCTTATTCTGGAAAGTACCAAAAGAGAAAGCGTCAGAATTCAAGTTCTATGAATTTTTACGTGATTATCATCAAAAGGATAACAAGCATAATCCTAAAGCAAACATTAGCGGAAGCGATGATGTAATGGCCGTACTTGATGGGCAACAGCGATTAACGTCTTTGTACATAGCGCTTAAGGGAACATATGCCAACAAGATCGCATATAAAAAATGGGACAACCCTTTGGCTTACCCGAAAAAAAAATTATATATCAATCTACTGGGAGCGCCTGAGGATATTTCCTACAAGTATGAGTTCGAGTTTTTAACTGAATCAGAGGCTACCGAGCAGGATGACGACCACCACTGGTTTCCGGTTGGAAAGATACTGGACTTAAAAGAGCTATCGGATGTAATGGATTATCTTATAACATCCGGATTAGCAGCCAATCCCGACAAGGAAAAAGCGCAGTGTGCCAATAGAACATTATCAAAGCTGCACGCTGTCATACATGTGAATAGGATTATTAGCTACTATCTTGAGCAAAGCGCAGAACTTGATAAGGTGCTTAATATCTTTATTCGTGTAAACAGTGGCGGCACAACGCTAAGTTATTCTGATTTGCTTTTATCTTTTGCAACTGCCCAATGGGAAACAAGAGATGCCCGTGAAGAGATCAACGAATTTATTGATGAAATAAATCAAATCGGCAGAGGTTTCAATATTAGCAAAGATATTGTGCTAAAAGCCTGTCTGGTACTTTGCGATATTTCGGATATTTCATTTAAGGTTGATAATTTTAACCGCACTAATATGCTCTTGATTGAAAAAGAGTGGGATAACATAACAAAGGCTATCCGTGATGCAGTTACCCTTATCAGTAGTTTTGGGTTTAGCAGAGAAAATATAACATCTAACAACCTGATGATTCCTGTGGCATATTATCTTAAAACTATTGGTTTACCTAATAATTTTGAAACCTCGACATCAAGAATAGGGGATAGAAAAAATATTAAGCTGTGGTTTGTATCTGCTTTATTGAAGAGGGTATTTAGTTTTGCTCCAGATGGCGTGTTGAAACCTGTTAGAGAAATCATTAAAACTCAATCAGCGAATGGATTTCCAGTTGATGCTATTTTTGCCCAGTTCAAAGGTACAAATCGTGCATTGCAGTTTACAGATGATGATATCAATAATCTTCTTTATTCCAAATATGGGCATGGCGATACATTAGTTATTCTTTCAATCCTGTATCCTTGGGCCGATTTAAAGCATAATTTTAATGTTGATCATATGTTCCCTAAGAGTGAATTTACAGCTAAGAAATTGAAAGCAAAAGGTGTACCAGATAGCAAAGTTGATGATTTTATTGCAAATCACAATTATATTGGAAACCTCCAGCTACTTGAGACAATACCTAACATTGAGAAGAAGGCAATGGATTTTGATGCCTGGTTAAGCCAAAAGGTTCCTGCTGGTGAACTTCCAGATTATAAGAAAAAGCACTATGTTCCCAATGTAACTCTTGATTTTAGCAGCTTTGACGTATTTCTTGAAGAACGTGAAAAACTTCTTATTAAAAAATTGGAAACCGAGTTGCGCAACTGA
- a CDS encoding DUF7225 domain-containing protein: protein MTIIEKVRDTFADCELGAIYVTSEIIAMVKAKHGVNEGSIIPSDYCYNLTNKGKLADASLEKFKILEWLARGKYKYLGENYPYTGVVISNPRKNPIKQVL from the coding sequence ATGACAATTATTGAGAAAGTAAGAGATACTTTTGCCGATTGCGAGTTAGGCGCTATTTATGTTACAAGTGAAATTATTGCTATGGTAAAAGCAAAACATGGAGTAAATGAAGGCAGTATTATTCCAAGTGATTATTGTTATAATCTTACCAATAAAGGTAAATTGGCAGATGCTTCCTTAGAGAAATTTAAGATACTTGAATGGCTAGCTAGAGGTAAGTACAAATATTTAGGGGAAAACTATCCGTATACAGGAGTTGTCATCAGTAATCCTCGCAAGAACCCTATAAAGCAGGTATTATAA
- a CDS encoding AAA family ATPase produces MECIDRIFYRKINPSDFKKLYDIDRPATGGGQTYLEAAGIDTEELVSFLSSGEMSDSPLPNENRHIYTINAYVLGQDGEATKLEFAPRGGRNNYRISRQTSRQKHPAWRIDNGFPEPNRGEGGEYLSEASFEGIIDNLIITIVRTNYNKYYASFITVDRLPDSWPQGIGLESIFEDERRGVLNIAAHRIPFINQKENPFGRPEVTINNNQNIIAARVTGGCNTLLYGVPGAGKSHTVKTEYCNNPLKMERVVFHPDYTYSDFVGQILPKVLGDRITYEFISGPFTKLLEKAYNNPRTEYYLIIEEINRGNAPAIFGEVFQLLDRDENGNSEYGISNSDVAKIVYDDETHLVSLPSNLNILATMNTSDQNVFTLDTAFQRRWRMRMIENNVTRAEHADTKILDTDITWKVFNHIINSQILENNVAISSAEDKRLGAYFVGPADLVFNPDEDDMEKDASLRKKAATDNSRFPEKVLKYLWDDAFKFSRPSIFVDQYRSLEEIVKKFNGSRGQERYAIFKPEIFSQVNNRS; encoded by the coding sequence ATGGAGTGTATAGATCGGATTTTTTACCGAAAAATTAATCCATCAGATTTTAAGAAATTGTACGATATTGATAGACCCGCTACTGGTGGCGGGCAGACCTACCTCGAGGCTGCGGGAATAGACACCGAGGAGTTAGTTAGCTTCCTTTCGAGTGGTGAAATGTCGGACAGCCCCTTACCAAACGAGAATCGTCACATATATACAATTAATGCTTATGTATTGGGACAAGACGGTGAGGCTACCAAATTAGAGTTTGCACCTAGAGGAGGCCGGAACAATTACCGTATTAGCCGTCAAACCAGCCGTCAAAAACATCCAGCTTGGAGAATTGATAATGGTTTCCCGGAGCCTAATAGAGGTGAAGGTGGCGAATATTTATCAGAGGCTAGTTTTGAGGGGATTATTGATAACCTGATTATAACAATCGTAAGGACAAATTATAATAAATATTATGCAAGTTTTATTACTGTAGATAGACTCCCCGATAGTTGGCCTCAAGGGATTGGCTTGGAAAGCATTTTTGAAGATGAACGGCGTGGAGTGTTAAACATTGCTGCACATAGGATTCCCTTTATAAACCAAAAGGAAAACCCATTTGGAAGACCAGAAGTAACTATTAATAACAATCAAAATATTATTGCTGCGAGAGTTACCGGAGGGTGTAATACGCTTCTATATGGCGTTCCTGGGGCTGGTAAAAGTCATACTGTAAAAACAGAATATTGTAATAATCCGTTAAAAATGGAACGTGTAGTTTTTCACCCGGATTATACCTATTCTGATTTCGTTGGACAGATACTGCCCAAAGTTCTTGGAGATCGTATAACATATGAGTTTATTTCAGGACCTTTTACCAAATTATTGGAAAAAGCGTATAACAACCCTCGTACTGAATATTATCTCATTATTGAGGAAATAAACCGTGGAAACGCCCCTGCAATTTTTGGTGAGGTTTTTCAACTTTTAGATAGAGACGAGAATGGAAATAGTGAATATGGTATTTCTAATTCCGATGTGGCAAAAATTGTCTATGACGATGAAACGCACCTTGTTTCCTTGCCGTCCAACCTCAACATCCTTGCTACAATGAATACATCGGACCAAAACGTATTTACGTTGGATACGGCATTCCAACGCCGTTGGCGTATGCGGATGATTGAGAATAATGTCACTCGTGCAGAACACGCTGATACAAAGATTCTTGATACGGATATCACATGGAAAGTATTTAATCATATTATTAATTCGCAAATTTTAGAAAATAATGTAGCTATATCTTCTGCTGAGGATAAGCGTCTGGGCGCATACTTCGTTGGTCCGGCGGATCTAGTGTTCAATCCCGATGAGGATGACATGGAAAAGGATGCGTCGTTGCGTAAGAAGGCCGCTACAGACAACAGCCGTTTTCCGGAAAAAGTACTCAAATATCTTTGGGACGATGCATTTAAGTTTTCTCGCCCTTCAATTTTTGTTGATCAGTACCGTAGCCTTGAGGAAATCGTCAAGAAATTTAATGGTAGCCGAGGGCAGGAACGTTATGCTATCTTTAAGCCAGAGATTTTTTCCCAGGTAAATAACCGTTCTTAG